ACTGGTTTGCCAAAATCAAGATGAACACCATTGCCCGCACCGCCGTCACCATCAATTTACTCGACGAGAGCGGCAGCCCGGCGATGACCTGGAAGCTCAAGAACGCCTGGCCGACCAAAGTCAGCGGCACCGATTTGAAATCGGACGGCAACGAAGTGGCGATAGAAACCATCGAACTGGCGCACGAAGGGTTACAAGTCTCCGTGTAACCGTTGCGCCTGCCCTGTGGCTCTGAGCGGCAGGGCGGGCACCGGTATTGCAGTCTTGGCAAAAACAAGATGAACAGGCAGGTAGCGCCATGCAAAAAACCAGCACCCAAAACGAATGGCCGCTCCCGGCATTTTATTTCCGGGTCAGTATTGATAACGGCAGTGACGATCAAGCGTTTGAAGAGATAAGCGGCATTGAAACGCACCTTGAAACCCAGCCGTTTATCGAAGGCGGCGGCAACAGCGTCTATCACCTGCCGGTCGGCATTCGCCAGCAACCATTGCGCCTGCGCCGCGGGCTGACGGCGGCCAACTCGCTGCTGGTGCGCTGGTGCAAAAGCTGTCTGGAAGGGCAGCTTAATCAGGCGATTATCACTAAAGATCTCAGCATCAGCCTGCTCAATGAACAGGGCGACCCGCTGCGTACCTGGCTGTTTTACAACGCCTACCCGATTAGCTGGCAGGTGGGGCGTTTTCATGCCAGCCGCAACGAGGTGGCGGTTGAAGAGATTGTGCTGTGCTTTAGCCGCAGTAAGCGCAAGCAATAGCGGACTTGCGCCACCACACCATTTCTGTTTCTCACCCCTGACACATGGAGCGCGATATGACCATCGAAATACGGCAATTGACCATTTACGCCAACGTCACCCATTCAGGCAACGCACCTGAAAACGTGGCAGATGAAGCAGCGCCCCCCCTGCCTGCTGCCATTGGTCAGG
This sequence is a window from Dickeya aquatica. Protein-coding genes within it:
- a CDS encoding phage tail protein, which codes for MQKTSTQNEWPLPAFYFRVSIDNGSDDQAFEEISGIETHLETQPFIEGGGNSVYHLPVGIRQQPLRLRRGLTAANSLLVRWCKSCLEGQLNQAIITKDLSISLLNEQGDPLRTWLFYNAYPISWQVGRFHASRNEVAVEEIVLCFSRSKRKQ